The following is a genomic window from Theobroma cacao cultivar B97-61/B2 chromosome 10, Criollo_cocoa_genome_V2, whole genome shotgun sequence.
GATGGTTCGGTTGACCATGACACTCTAACTCTTGATCAGGTTTTGGACTCATCCCAATTATTAAGTCTTGATCTCAAACTAATTGTGGTTGGCTACAtgaattttttctttgatttcccTCGATTTGATGTCGTAATTTCTGAAAGGCATTTATTCCAAGATATTACACATTTCGGTCTACTTTCACCCTTCTACTTCATCTAGATTATTGGCTCCCCTTTATTGCTGGCCAATTTATTGTAGCCGTTATCTAACTATTTTCAACTAAATGTTGCCAGGTAGAGAGTAACATTGTACGGTGCCCAAATCCTGAATATGCTGAGAAAATGATTGCTGCTATAGATGCTGTTCGGACAAGAGGAGATTCTATTGGTGGTGTTGTCACGTGCATAGTAAGGAATGCCCCACGTGTAtgtactctctctctctctctctttctctcctcaTACTCACATGCTTCAAGTGCATGGGCCtgtgttaattttaaaactttaggTTGCTCTTGACGTTAAAATGATGGAAATGCTTTAATTTGTAGCATCCAAAGTCTCCTGGAAGTTTTCTCCAGAACTGAAAATCTGTATTTGTATGTCAGGGCCTTGGTTCACCGGTTTTTGATAAACTTGAAGCGGAGCTTGCTAAGGCTGTAATGTCGTTACCTGCAACCAAAGGGTTTGAGTTTGGCAGTGGATTTGCAggttaagaaattttttgtacttttatGTTACTATTGTTGAATTTGCCTaaaattcttttgaattgaGTTGGCCAATGGGTGAATACATACTTGAAGGCTATTGCTTGTATGATTATTTTGCTGCTTTGTTGCATTGTAAATTTGTTCTAAATGCTTTCAATAAAAACTGTTGCAGGTACTTTTCTGACTGGTAGCGAACATAATGATGAGTTCTTTACCGATGAACATGGAAAAATAAGGACAAGAACCAATCGCTCTGGTGGGATACAGGTATTTGATTTATCTGTTATTCTCCATCTCTCTCACCCTAGCATCACTCTTTTGGGCTTCCCATCACCAATGCAACGAACAATTGCTGGTTTATTTGCGTTCTCCAATTCCTTTATTGTTGGGCTAAATTCATGAGTATTATGAGATTGTAATTTTGACTTACAGGGTGGAATATCCAATGGGGAAATTATAAATATGAGAGTAGCTTTCAAGCCAACAGCTACCATTGGTGTAAGTTTGAACTCTTTTTGCTTTCTTATTTGTTTCCTATGCGGTGTGGCTATTATAGTTTGTGTTATATATCTTCATgtcatataatattttattttctaagttCTGTTGGGATTAATAAAGCTACAAGCTATGAACTTTGCAACTCTCCAAggttttcataaaataatccTAAAGTTTCTGTTGCTCTTCAAGTAACTCAAACTGCACAGAGTTCATCTTCTGAGTAGGCTGTTGTTTTTGTGAACTAGCAGACCTTTAATTTTGCCTGCCTATGTATATAGCCTAGAGTTACCTTGACTATGGATGAAAAATAAGTTGGCTGAATGCTCTGATATAGTTGGCAGTTATGAGCATTGCTATTCTTTTGCTGCTCAGCGTCATAAAGCCTCTGCCACCTAGGTTAACTAATTACACTTGTTGTATTAAAATGGAATTTAACTGCAACTctaattttgttttacatCATGCATTTCAAAAGTTTTGGCTTCTTAGTTCAGTTAAAATTGGTGtctttttatgaaattttctGCAGAAGAAGCAGAACACAGTGACtcgagaaaagaaagagatagaACTAATCGCCCGTGGTCGTCATGATCCTTGCGTTGTCCCCCGAGGTATTGGTTTCCCTTCCTTCTTTCTCATCTGTCCaagatttgtttttattgtctttttttttttttttttctgtaatCCCCTATTTGCAAGCCTTTGCAACTGCATTTTTCAACGACGGCTATGTTCCTTGAGAACTATGATGAATTTCTTGCATCCATTGTGAAATTGTATTAAGCATATTTGATCTTCACCCATTTTTTGCATATCTTCTTGTTCTTCATTTCCAAACAATATCTAACTAATAGTTTGGATTTCCTCTGTATTTGATTTGGGTGATGCAGCGGTGCCTATGGTGGAAGCTATGGTAGCCCTTGTGCTTGTGGACCAATTGATGGCACAATATGCACAATGTAATTTGTTCCCCATCAACCCAGAGTTACAAGAACCCTTGAGCTTGAATTTCCCGAATTTTGAGCCGGCAAATATATAGACTTGAATGGTGGCAAAGTGGCTGAAATATCTATCTAGGTTGTTATCAACTCAAATCTTCTTAATTTCAAGTGTTAAATACTCCATTTTGAATGAGAATGTTCTGGTTTTAATCCACCTAGTGGACCAAGAGTTCATGGCCATTTCTTTTTCCCCCAACTTTGTTATGTGTTTTCTTTATAATTACATGGTAATGTAGCTTTCATATCTTGACtattatttgatttcttttccCCAAGCTTGTAAACGAATTCACAAGACATTAATAAATGATTGTTGGAAGAGTTGTGAAATACTTTGATTTGATGGTCTTTTCTATTATGctatataatttctttttatcctttttaagGACTAGTGCCAAATTGATAAGATGAAGCCTTGCttaatttccattttttctttttgtttttttatttacatagtTTCTATATCTTTTGAGAATGTAACTAAGCTGGACCAATTGTAGAAGTGTCATAAACCCTAAATTCTGCAAATgtaaattttcttctattgAAGTTTTATCTGACTATTTTGATAGAGGGAGGTACCATACTTTAAGGCCCAGTTGCCACCAGGCTGAAGGAGTGAAGGGTATTTAGCCAGGCCCCTGTCAAGATTTGGATGAATCTGGCCCAAAATTATGTAACCTATaatttttctctgtttttttaagttcaaaatcttcatccaAAAACCTTGATTTGACACTAAAAGGCAAATTAATGGGTAGAACAACAAATAATTTCTAGAAGTCTATAAGGTATTCTAGTCGAATTAGAACCTTTTTTCGTGACAACAAGATCAAGTCAAAATCTGATTTTTATGAAACTGTACTGTCATGTTAAAATAATCTGATATGCTGACCTTGCTACAGTATGTTTTTCTGTAAGTGATATTGTGATCTGtaatcaatttcattaa
Proteins encoded in this region:
- the LOC18586384 gene encoding chorismate synthase, chloroplastic isoform X1; its protein translation is MASSITPKPFLGATKPNPSLSSDLQRLSFSSLHISVKPRTHKKLQIQAAGSTFGNYFRVTTFGESHGGGVGCIVDGCPPRIPLSEADLQFDLDRRRPGQSRITTPRKETDTCRIYSGVSEGVTTGTPIHVFVPNTDQRGHDYNEMSIAYRPSHADATYDMKYGVRAVKGGGRSSARETIGRVAPGAIAKKILQQFSGTEVLAYVSQVHQVVLPDGSVDHDTLTLDQVESNIVRCPNPEYAEKMIAAIDAVRTRGDSIGGVVTCIVRNAPRGLGSPVFDKLEAELAKAVMSLPATKGFEFGSGFAGTFLTGSEHNDEFFTDEHGKIRTRTNRSGGIQGGISNGEIINMRVAFKPTATIGKKQNTVTREKKEIELIARGRHDPCVVPRAVPMVEAMVALVLVDQLMAQYAQCNLFPINPELQEPLSLNFPNFEPANI